One window of the Dermacentor andersoni chromosome 10, qqDerAnde1_hic_scaffold, whole genome shotgun sequence genome contains the following:
- the LOC126545113 gene encoding BLOC-1-related complex subunit 8: MATEAVTVAEEARPNVDLELEQRVKGTCGRISENVHIFANEPSLACYRLQEHVRKSLQPTVERRLQMTELRQELRGKCYDLDYAIAALRGFQQSRQHLANVQDLLRNAVFMKQQLAHREARAAATSAAQSTGRRQQLLHQQRLSLDLPQKAARLSSSPSLGAADMRLGSQRSASPRRPSDQR, from the coding sequence ATGGCCACGGAAGCCGTGACTGTGGCCGAAGAGGCTCGGCCTAATGTTGACCTCGAGCTGGAGCAGCGTGTCAAAGGCACCTGCGGCCGCATCTCGGAGAACGTGCACATCTTCGCGAACGAGCCGTCACTGGCGTGCTATCGGCTGCAAGAGCATGTCCGCAAGTCGCTGCAGCCGACCGTGGAGAGGCGTCTGCAGATGACCGAACTGCGGCAAGAGTTGCGCGGCAAGTGCTACGACTTGGACTACGCCATCGCGGCATTGCGTGGCTTCCAGCAGAGCCGCCAACACCTGGCCAATGTGCAGGACCTGCTGCGCAACGCGGTCTTCATGAAGCAGCAGCTGGCGCACCGCGAAGCACGCGCTGCTGCCACCAGTGCAGCGCAGTCGACCGGTCGCCGGCAGCAGTTGCTGCATCAGCAGCGGCTGTCTTTAGATCTACCCCAAAAGGCTGCCCGTCTGAGCAGCTCGCCATCACTGGGGGCGGCTGACATGCGGCTGGGGTCGCAGCGATCAGCGTCCCCGAGACGGCCTAGCGATCAGCGTTAA